The DNA window GTGGCGGGCGGCATGGGCGGCGCACCTCCGGACGAGGCGACGTTCTCGTCAGCGGCGTATGTCGCCACTGCGAATGTCTATCAGCAGATCTACGCGCCGGTGCCGATCGAGACGCGCGGGCTGGTCGTCGAATGGACGGCGGCCACAGCCGAGTTGACGCTGTGGGCATCGACCCAGACGCCGCACGAACTGCGCGCGTTCTGCGCACGTCTGCTCGGCATTCCCGCGCAGGGAGTGCGCGTCATCACGCGCGACACCGGCGGCGGGTTCGGCCAGAAGGTCGTGCCGATGCGTGAGGACATGTGCATCATGCTGGCCGCGCGCAAGGTGCCCGCCGCGCTGAAGTGGATCGAGGATCGTCGCGAGAACCTGATGTCGGCCGGGCAGGCCCGCCACGTCGACGGCACGTCACGCGTGGCGCTCGACGACGACGGCAACATCCTCGCCGTCGACGTCGACTTCACCTACGACATCGGGGCGTACCCGACGCCGTATCCGGTGCTGACGACCGCCGCCGTTGGTATGTTCTTTCCCGGCCCCTACCGGGTGCCCAAGGCCAGCTTCAACTACAAGACCGTCTTCTCGAACACCGCGGGCCTCGCCGCGTACCGCGGACCATGGCAATACGAGACGCTGGCGCGCGAGGTGCTGCTGGACATCGCGGCCCGCAAGATGGACATGGACCCCGTCGACCTGCGCCGCAAGAATCTGCTGCGCCGTGACGAGATGCCGTACTTCAACCCCAATGGCATGCCCTATGACCACGTGGCGCCGGTGGAGACCTTCGAGCAGGCCGTGAAAATCCTTGACCACGAAGGCTTTCGCAAGGAACAGGCCGAGGCGCTCGCCCAGGGTCGCTACATCGGCCTCGGCTTCTCGGCCTACATCGAGCCGACCGGCGCCGCAACGGGCCACCTCGCCACCGAGGGCTGCACGATTCGCATGGAGCCGACCGGCAAGATCAACGTCTACGTGAACGGCGGTTCCTCAGGCAACAGTATCGAGACCACCGTCGTGCAGCTGACAGCCGACGCGCTCGGCGCTGCGATCGAGGACGTGTCGACAATTCAGGGTGACACCGCGGTGACGCCGTACGGTGCGGGGACTCAGGGCAGCCGCAGCGGCCCGATGACGGCAGGTGCCGTCAGCGAGGCGGGCGGAATGCTGCGC is part of the Mycolicibacterium tusciae JS617 genome and encodes:
- a CDS encoding molybdopterin cofactor-binding domain-containing protein, whose amino-acid sequence is MAYAGTRVARVEDTRLLTGHGTFVDDITRPGMLHACFVRSPFARARINGIDTSAALQLPGVRAVFTAADLNPEVIEAWHAVAGKDIPDTPRPPLAEGEAKFVGDPVALVVAESRYIAEDAVELVDVDYEPLKAVADFTKAVGSGVVVHEAYPDNVAGGMGGAPPDEATFSSAAYVATANVYQQIYAPVPIETRGLVVEWTAATAELTLWASTQTPHELRAFCARLLGIPAQGVRVITRDTGGGFGQKVVPMREDMCIMLAARKVPAALKWIEDRRENLMSAGQARHVDGTSRVALDDDGNILAVDVDFTYDIGAYPTPYPVLTTAAVGMFFPGPYRVPKASFNYKTVFSNTAGLAAYRGPWQYETLAREVLLDIAARKMDMDPVDLRRKNLLRRDEMPYFNPNGMPYDHVAPVETFEQAVKILDHEGFRKEQAEALAQGRYIGLGFSAYIEPTGAATGHLATEGCTIRMEPTGKINVYVNGGSSGNSIETTVVQLTADALGAAIEDVSTIQGDTAVTPYGAGTQGSRSGPMTAGAVSEAGGMLRKQLIAMAAQRLEVSEEDIELGGSKAFVREDSSKSVSFADIAYRSYYEPAQLPPGMAATLEATARFKADTMIHWANATHACTCEVDVETGHVKLTRYIVSEDVGPMINPNVVEGQIAGGTVQGIGGALLEDMVYDDDGNPLSSTFVDYLLPTATEVPPIEFGHVEIPGPGVGGYKGCGEGGAIGATPAVINAINDALAPLGVTLTRLPASPSAIVALIEEAQ